In Nocardioides nitrophenolicus, the genomic window CCCTCGGCGAGCGAGGTCAGCTGGGTGGCGGCGGCGCCGAGGGTCTCGGCGGCGCCACTGATGTTGCCCATGCTGGAGCGCAGGGTGCTCATCAGGGTGCGCAGGCCGTCGGCGACCTGGCCGACGGCGTCGTCGCCCTCGATGTCGAGCTCGCGGGTCAGGTCGCCGGTCGCCGCGGCCGAGACGACGTCGAGGATCTGGGCGACCTTGCCGGCCAGTACGGCGGCCGACGCGCGCTCCTCGACCTCCCGGTTGATCCGGGCGATCGTCTGCGAGACCAGGCGGCCGACGTTGCGCAGGGCATCGAGCCGCTGGGGGCTCGGCTGGAGGGTCTCGGTCGCGAAGAAGTCCATGGTGCCGACGACCTCGCCGTCGACGATGACCGGGAAGCAGACCCCCGACTTCACGCCGACCCGCTGCGCGACGGGCGCGCGGACGCAGTCGGTCATCTCCCCGATGTCCTGGGTGAAGTACAGGTCGCGCTGCGCCCAGGCCCGGCCGGACAGACCGGTCCCCTCGGCGAAGGAGGCCTGCAGGGTGACCTGGCGGAACTCCGGGCCGGCGTCACCCGACTCGCGCGCGAACTTCAGCAGCCGGTCGGCCGGGTCGACCTTCCAGTAGGAGCCGTACGCCCAGCCGAACTCACCGCGCACCGTGTCGAGCGCGACCTGGACCGCGGCGTCGACGTCACTCGCCGAGCCGAGGCCCGCGAGGATCTTGTTGACCGCGGAGGTGTCGGCGGCGGCCTCGGCGCTCTCGCGCTCGACCCGCAGCCGGTCGGTGATCACCTCCCAGGTGGCCATCGCGCCGACGTACGCGCCGTCCGCATCGGTGATCGCGCTCACCAACAGGTCGAGGGTCTGGTCGCCGACCTGGATGTTCGCGCGGCGCGGCAGGTGCTCGGCGCTCGCCAGCAGCCCGCGCTGGTACGCCGGGTTCTTGTGGAAGATGTCGAGGCTGGACCCGACGACCTCGTCGGCCTTGACCGGGAGCACGCCCTCCAGGCTGCGCAGGGTGGTGAGCGAGGCCGGGTTCATGTACTGGATGACGAAGTCGAGGTCGGCGAACATCATGTTCGTCGGGCTGTTCTCCATCATCGAGCTGGCGATCGCCATCTGCTGCTCGGTCCGCAGCCGCTCGGTGACGTCCTCGAAGCTCACCAGCGCGCCGACGTAGGTGCCGGCGGCGTCGTGGATCGCGGTGAACGACGCGTCGTGCGTGGTGAGCTCCGAGGCGACCCGGTCGGTCAGCGGCAGGTGCTCCGC contains:
- a CDS encoding methyl-accepting chemotaxis protein, coding for MTETLNPPVNGTGPAPTARKTRAAVPAVDYALYDALDTGAFVVDPEYRVRYVNRRARAELAAGGPDIPQLDADTLIGASFEAIYLHPELGTRVTATAEHLPLTDRVASELTTHDASFTAIHDAAGTYVGALVSFEDVTERLRTEQQMAIASSMMENSPTNMMFADLDFVIQYMNPASLTTLRSLEGVLPVKADEVVGSSLDIFHKNPAYQRGLLASAEHLPRRANIQVGDQTLDLLVSAITDADGAYVGAMATWEVITDRLRVERESAEAAADTSAVNKILAGLGSASDVDAAVQVALDTVRGEFGWAYGSYWKVDPADRLLKFARESGDAGPEFRQVTLQASFAEGTGLSGRAWAQRDLYFTQDIGEMTDCVRAPVAQRVGVKSGVCFPVIVDGEVVGTMDFFATETLQPSPQRLDALRNVGRLVSQTIARINREVEERASAAVLAGKVAQILDVVSAAATGDLTRELDIEGDDAVGQVADGLRTLMSTLRSSMGNISGAAETLGAAATQLTSLAEGMGEGASMTSDRAASASSASVQVSASIQTVATAAEEMTASIREIAKNATEAATVATDAVTVASEAQGTVASLGESSAEIGQVIKVITSIAQQTNLLALNATIEAARAGDAGKGFAVVANEVKELAKETAKATEEIGQKIEAIQSDTQGAVSAISRIADVIARINDIQSTIASAVEEQTATTNEIARSVTEAAAGANGIAEDVTQVATAAADTREGAQNTLTSATELTGVASELRDMVGRFQL